TAAATCGAATGATacaaacaaaataggaaaaatgccaaggaggtGAAAActtttttgctaagagtattattataatatttattgattgactatgactttttaaatcacccagGAGTGCTATTTGCAGAGGTACATTTTGCAATTCTCCAGCCATTCCTGCTACacatggacagtaccaaaacaaatgatctaatgattatATCTCTTCCCAgctaaatctgcagagctgggatggttgtatctcacatatatacatatatatatatataacattctattgtttGCAAGAATGTTTATCATCATTTCAATAGAAAAACTCTCTGTTTTGAATCCAGTGTTGTTTtctgtatcagttcataaaccaaaGGAATTGGTACATGGAAactctcttcccaactattttgtgaTCTATATGGCACAGCCGTCAATCTTTTGGTTCTTAAATTAAACTGGTGtactttttttatttatcacaattttctttagccaattttggtctttaatgcagtgCGGATAGAAAAGTTTCATGTGACTTTATTACATTTAAGTGGATTTTCTCATCCTGTCTACAGCTGGTGTCACCGTTTATTGTTGTATTCTCTCTCAATATCTCAGACAGAAAATTGCATTTTGCAATATAAAATGGAAAGCAATAACCATTTGTTATTTCACATCCATGCACAATCACAAAATATTTAATCTATCTTTACCTGAGTAATCTCAAATATCAAACAGTCTCACAAGTATATATTCTTTGGATAAATTGTCTTCATTTGAAATAACAACCCATGAACAGATTGAGTTACTTTGCATGATTGGCGATAATTTAGCAGCTGAATGGATTGAAACACAAAGAAAGCCTTTCAGTGATGGATTTTGAGATATTATGTCCAAGTCATTTGTCTCACAAAATTCAGATACATTGAAGGGGTTTCTCAGTGATTTCCCCTGTTTGCTTCAGTCTTAATCTTAGAGACAACATTCaataccctgtctgtctgccagagtGTTGTGAGGATTCCAGTCATTCCATTTAACATCCTTCATCAGACAACACTATACTTACCTGATCAGTTATCTTCGCTCCTGTCAGCTGGGAGACAAGGACACAGGCTACGCTGAATGTCTTGGTGTCTAATCTGagtgtttctgttgttgttgttgttggctaGAGTGTGAATCCAAATAGTATGGTGGCCAATAAACGGTTTAAATGATCACGGTGCAAAAATCTGTGGCCTGCCCCCACATCGGATGTTGTTGTTATGAAAGGATATCCTGTTCGTATTGTGCCCTCTGAAGTGGATTAACCGCTGattgtgtgttttacagatggtcGTGCCAAGTTGTGCCGAGCTGCATCCATGTCAAACTCTCCTTGAAGTCACTTGATTTGGATCATCCTGTAATTCAAAGGCAGCAAGTAGCAATAGAATCAAGGAAGTGAAGGACCACCAGCTCCTGGAATACAGGTTGGATATGTATGCCTCTCACACTTTAAGATCTTCTACCCTCTAGTGGTAATCTTGGATGGTACACTATTTAGTCAAAGAAGTCATTGAATAAAACTctatggtatgaccatctttagTGACCTCTGGTGTTGGGAAATGATATTACACCAACCTCTGCGAAAAGTTAGTTCATCTGTTAACCAAAAGGTTAAGACTACTTATATaaaacctatatacattttaattTGGTTAGATTGGATTTGGTTAGACATACACATCTATGAAAAACTTTCCTAGATAAGTCAGGGTGCTTTCTTCAATTGTTCAGTTATTGACATTTTTAAGATTTCATGCAGGCCTAGTTCAAATCCAAATTGTATAAATACCCCCATATTTAATTATATATCTGACTTGAAACAAGCAGAGTTAATTATGTAATGTTGTGCGAATTATTGGAAACACCTTGACCACTCTCTGAGATGCAAAGTAGAGCTGTGAAACATGCTGGATGCGAGCCAACCAGGATGCGGTAACAGCGATATGGGGCATGATGATAAAACATGCAGGCTGAAGTAGAGTAAGATCAATAATTCAGATACAAGTACCAGACTAACACAATTCTAATCAGGATGCCATTAGGTGAGCGGGAAAAAAGGTAATTTGATATCTTAAAACCCTTGATTACTAATTCAATGAATTTTGTCTGTGTGTAATGCATGTTTAGCCTATATGAACCAGTAAATGAACCAGATGTCAGGTAATGAATGGTTATAGCATTATGTGTGATATTAAGCAATTAGactcgagggggtgtggtatatggccaatataatacagctaagggctgttcttatgacGCAACACAGTGTGCcaggatacagcccttagctgtggtatattgaccatagaCAACAAACCCTAGgaaccttattgctattataaactggttaccaacgtaattagaacagtaaacaagtagttTTGCGTCATGCACGTtgtatactgtctgatataccacgtctttcaaccaatcagcatccagggctCGAATGACCCGGTtatttaacaacaacaaaaatcattaTACATTTATTAATAATACATTATATGGTAATGGATGGTTGGGTCATAGAAAGGATTCCAAAGACTATTTTTTCCCATGCATCTCATTCTTCCTCTTTTTAATTATAATGGAGTTTACTGCCAAAGCAACAACGAAGCCAGATGGACAACTAAAGCACCtatagtgtcttcagaaagtattcacaccccttgactttttccacattttgttgtgttacagcctgaatttaaaatggattaaacttttttttttaattcactgtcctacacacaataccctataatgtcaaagtgaataAAAATAATCTTCTTCAATTGatcaattaattaaaaatgaaaagctgacatGTCTTGAGtcgataagtattcaactcctttgttatggcaagcctaaataagtttaggagttaaaatgtgtcacataataagttgcatgaactcactctTTGTGCAATAATTGTGTTTAACATGATGGGTAAAATTAATGGaagcaaacattgaatatccctttgagcattgtgaagttCTTAGTTACTGTACATTTagggtggtgtatcaatacacccagtcactacaaagatacaggtctTCCTCCTAACTCAGtggccggagaggaaggaaaccggtcaaggatttcaccatgaggccaatggttacAAAGTTAagggctgtgataggagaaaactgaggatggatcaacaacattgtagttactccacaatacaaacctaaatgacagagagaaaaggaggaaccctgtacagaataaaacatattcctaAACATCcaacctgtttgcaacaaggtttTACAGTAAAATTGCCACAAATGTGGCAAAGCATTTCACTTTTTGTCCTCAATAAAAagtgttacagttgaagtcgtaagtttacatacaccttagccagatacatttaaactcagtttttcacaattcctgacataatAATAggacaaattccctgtcttaggtcagttaggatcatcactttattttaagaatgtgaaatgccatagtagagagaattatttttttattattattttttgacccccagtgggtcagaagtttacattcactcaattagtatttagtagcattgtctttaaattgtctttaaaggcacagtcaacttagtgtatgtaaacttctgacccactggaattgtgatacagtgaattataagtgaaataatccgtctgtaaacaattgttggaaaaatgacttgtgtcacgcacaaagtatatgtcctaaccaacttgccaaaactatggtttgttaacaagacatttgtggagtggttgaaaaatgagttttaatgactgcaaTCTAAGTTCATGTtaacttctgatttcaactgaATGTTATGGGAAAATCCAATCcatcacattactgagtaccactcttcagattttcaagcatagtggtggcgtCATCATGTTATTTGTATGCTTGCAATCGTTGAGGACTGGGtagttttcaggataaaaataataaatcaatggaatggagctaagcacagtctaaatcctagagggaaaccttgttcagtctgctttccaccagacgctgggagattaattcacctttcagcaggtcaataacataaaacacaagtTAAAACCTACACTGGTGTTGCTTACCaagttgacagtgaatgttccttagtggccaagttacagttttgacttaaaactacttgaaaatatatggcaagacctgaaaatagttgtttagcaatgatcaacaatcaatttgacagagcttgaatcattTTATTAATGCGCAAATGGGGCACAATCCAGACTTACCCAgcaagactcacagctgtaatcattgTCAAATGTTGATCtaaaaagtattgactcaggggtgtgaatacttacactaccgttcaaaagttgagtcacttagaaatgtccttgtttttgatagaattgataaaaaaaatgtccattaaaataacatcagattAATCAGAAATCCACTGTAGAATGTGGCAGAtcagggggtttggtcaagactTTTACACAGATAAGACACGGACGGAGTAGGATTAGCtcggtttcaagggtgtttatttaaataataaatcaaaaggATAGGTCTCCCACATGAGACCGTCtccgggataccgtcttctgggctccgaGTCTTGCTGTGTCCTGTCGGGCACAAAAACTGAACTCCCTCCTTTTAGCCAGGCACTGTCTCCAACTATACAGAAGTCACCTTTCTTCCCCCAATCCCTCTCcttgtgtgctgcccttctggcagctttatgggactcatacagctggtgagcaatcagcccttgattaccCACCAACCACAATCAGCCCCAACTAGTCCTGGCCggagagcccgtcgagacctggcacgtccagcagagggagccatcgcctcgtgatGTAGACTCCGTCTGCCACCATGGCCTCGACGAGTCTctccctggtggctgacctgctgtacgccacaagacattgttaatgctttaaactgagcaagaggacaaatacagttgaggacttatgaggcatctgtttctcaaactagacactctaatgtacttgtcctctttctcagttgtgcaccggggcctcccactccttttactgttctggttagcgccagtttgctctgttctgtgaagggagtagtacacagtgttgtaccagatcttcagtttcttggcaatttctcgcatggaatagccttcatttcaaagaacaagaatagactgacgagtttcagaagaaaggtctttgtttctgaccattttgagcctttaatcaaacccacaaatgctgatgctccagatactcaactagactGAAGGCGGacagttttattgtttctttaatcagaacaacagtactcagctgtgctaacataattacaaaagggttttctaatgatcaattagccttttaaaatgattaacttggattagctaacacaacgtgcctttggaacacaggcgtgatggttgctgataatgggcccctgtacgccgatgtagattttccattaaaaaacagccgtttccagctacaacagttatttacatcattaacaatgtctacactgtatttctgatcaatttgatgttattttaatggacaaaaatgttgaTTTTCCTTGAATTTGATATTTctatttttcattttcaataaatttgcaaacacttctaaaaacatgttttcactttgtcattatggggtattgtttggagatgggtgagagaaaaagtCTATTTAAACCATTTTGTagtcaggctgcaacacaacaaaatgtggaatcagTCTATGGGTATTAATagtttttgaaggcactgtaaaggATATATGTATCAACATTGTCATTTTGAGGTGTAGGGAATGATTACAAAACATATGCATGATTGGAATTTGTCAATAACTTTTAAACTCTCATCTTCCCTTATTGTACTGTAATGATTGCATTACTAAAGAACAGTCTTATGGCATTTGGTGGGTTAGTTATCCTGCCCCTAACGGTGGCCAAGTCAAGCAAGTCTTTCACTGCCTTATATAGGGAATCAATACGAGATCTACAAGCTAAGAGGGTGAATCTCTTTGAgaatagttatagttatctaaaGAAAATCTGCTTGCATTCCATGTTGTTAATCAGATCAGATCTAACCACATTGGGAACTGAGGCACAGTGAGTTTTCATTATTGTATCATGAGGAGGTGACAGCCTTAATTGTAATTGTCACAGTAGGTGTCCAGCCCCACGCTCTCCTCCCAGTTCTTAGCCACGCtattcttcttgttcttctccgCCATGATAATGGCAGCTACCACGGTGATCACCACGGTGACCGTCAGAATGAGCACTGTCACAGTCTCTCCGACACACAGCTCGACATCCACTTCTCCCATGGACCTGCCCTGTAGCTCGGTGGGCTGGCTGCACCTCAGCTCCTGGTAGTCATCCAGGAAGACCCTGTGGATGCTGGACAACTTCCTGAACACCCTCTGCAGGTCGCAATCACAGTGCCAGGGGTTGCCCTCCAACAGGACATGGAGGCTGGGGGTGTGGATGCTCAACAGGGTCCTGTAGCCCAAGGTGCTTAGACGGTTGAGGGCCAGGTCCAGCAGAGTTAGGGAAGACATAGGGGCGAAGACTCCTGGCTCAGTGGAGCTGATCAAGTTCCCCCGAAGGCCCAGCACCTCCAGGGAGCGCAGTGTGGAGAAGAGGCCTGAACCCAGGGAGGTTAGATGGTTCCCCTCCAGGTGGAGCTGGCGCAGGCCAGTCAGGTAACCCAGGGCTCTGGGCTTTACTGTGGAGATTAGGTTGCTGCTCAGGTCCAGCTTCTGGAGGCTATCCAGGCTGTGGAAGGTCCCACTCTCCAGGACGGTGAGATGGTTGTGATCCAGCAGGAGCTCGGTTAGGGATTCAAGGCCCAGGGAGAAGCCAGGCCCCAGGGCAGAAAGGTGGTTACCGCTCAGGTCCAGCCTCCTCAGCccctggagggaggagaaagcTCCGTCATCTACATGGCTGAGGTTGTTCTCTTTTAAAAGGAGCACCCTCAGGCTCCACAGGGTCCCAAATGAACCTGCTTGGACCACTGTCAACAGGTTTCTGGACAGGTCCAGGTACTCTGTGTTGTGGGGGACATTCCTAAGAGGAGTGGTAAGATTCCCACCCGAACAGTTGATATATTTTATATCTGTGAGGCAGCTGCACCCGTCATAGCAAGCAGTCATTTTCTTGAATGTAAAAGTGATAACATACATGATGAATATGAACCAATGGGATGGATCCATCCTGTTcctgaaataaataaaagaacaAAGGCTTATGATTTCACGACATATCCTGAAAAATGATATGACGGTGAATTATTTGTTAGTGTTTGTGTGAACACTACTCCCACAAGCTTGAGAAAAGCATCAGATACTTTACCCTGTCTAAAAACAACAACTGTTCAAACACTGTATGCTGAAAATACCTTGAGCTGGTTTAGAGTGTTAGCCTGTAATTAACAACAGTTATGTCAAACAGACAAAGCGACAGGAACAGCAATTTATTTTAGCACACTATTAAGCAAAAAAAACAAGACGAAGAACCCACGCCTTACCTGTTGTCTGTGGTAGCTTAATTGTAAAAGTCAGCACACCATGTAGCATATGTCTGCGTCTATCCCGGACTGGCAGCAGATGAACCACACGgagcagacagaccagacagctgACCTGATCCATCTGTCAACCTCTGAAAAGAAGGGGTGGTCTGCTcacagcccccctccccctccacccttcaACCCTTCCACTCCTCTCTAGTGCACCTGTTGACAGGTGAGGGCCACTCTGACAATGGCAGTGTGAATAATTCACACAGTGGCAGGAAGAGAGTCGACTTTCCACCCTGCCTGGTCAAAGTCAAATACTGTACCAATGGAGATGGAAGTGATGGCGGTGGAGTGGTTCTTTATTGCATTCTTAGGAGCTAGTAACTCATGCATTTCACTGCACCCGCtagaacatctgctaaactgtgtatgcgaccaataaacttttgatttgatttgaaagaggaggaagacatgGCACCGCATCAATAAACAACACTTTCGATAGTAAGGTCTACGTAGACTAGTCAGTGACAGACACAGCAGCTGTCTGTTATCTTTACCAGCATCATTAAGTGTTGCACACATGGTTACTTCAGCTACATTGTTATTCCACTCCTTGTAGACTAGACCTTATTTCACTCCGTGTCATTTAGAAGTCACATGCTTACTCTGTAAACCCAGCAGAGAGCAGGAGTATGCTGCTAGCTGCCTGGATCCTGGAGTCGGCTGCTCCTCTGCTCCATAAAGATGTGCTGTGCTGGATCCCCACAGCTAAACCCAGCCCAGCTATCAAGTGGAGGAAACATGATTGGAAAAGAGGTTCATTACTCAACCACTGTGAGCTGGGGCAAAACACCATGGGAGCAGATGAGTGCTGAATATCAAACCAGACTCTATCAGGGAAAACATGCAGACCACCCAGGAAATTCCTACCAGCGTGATCAGCAAGGATATTGTGTAATTGCAATTCATTTCACCATGACATTTAACCCATCTATTTTTGTATTTAGACTGAAGGATGTTGTGCTGGCTTCCTGAGTGGGTTTCATTAAGAGACAAACACAGCAGATGGCAGCATTGCCACGTGGTAGCACTTGACTTGCAAAAAGAGGAAGACAAAGCTACTATAAATAAGCAATGGAAGACATTATTATGGCAATTCATAGATCTATACAAATAGGACTTTTGAGTAGAACTAGTATGATACAAAGCACTGCCCCAAAATGATTTGTTTTGAGAAAGAGAATAAATGTTTGGTTCAGAACAACCTTTTCTCCATGTACAGCAGGAGCTAAAGGAAACCAGTGAGTGCAGAAACAATAGTTACTCCTATACAATGTAAAGCGCTTCTATACCTAGATGCGATAAAAAAGCTATTAATTATTAATTCTCCATTAGCATTATAAAACAATTACTATTGCAATGGTTGCATCTTCTATTATGCGAACAAATACAAAGATGTTTTAATTTAAAGTAACTCAATGTATTACCACTGTCAaggttcccactgggcacagacgtcaattcaacatcacTTCCACGTTGGTTTaatgtcatttcattgaaatgacgaggaaacaatgttgattcaaccagtgtgtgcccagtgggttgatactgaaaataaaaaacacaatacTGAAATCAACAACCTGTGTTTTCCAGTTATTGTGTTTTCCAGTTCTTGTGTCTTCCAGTTGTTGTTGTTCTCCAGTTGGTGATTTCCAGTTGTTGTTTGTTCCAGTTGTTGTTTGTTCTAATTGTTGTGTTGTCCAGCTGTTGTTTTTTCCAGTTGTTGTTAAATCTAGTTGTTGTTTTCCAGTATTTGTTTTCCAGTTGTGTTTTCCAGTTGTGTTTTCCAGTAGTTGTTTTCCAGTTGTGTTTTCCAGTTGTTGTTTTCCAGTTGTGTTTTCCAGTTGTGTTTTCCAGTTGTGTTTTCCAGTTGTTGTTTTCCAGTTGTTGTTTTCCAGTTGTGTTTTCCAGTTGTGTTTTCCAGTTGTGTTTTCCAGTTGTGTTTTCCAGTTGTGTTTTCCAGTTGTGTTTTCCAGTTGTTGTTTTCCAGTAGTTGTTTTCCAGTTGTTGTTTTCCAGTTGTTGTTTTCCAGTTGTGTTTTCCAGTTGTTGTTTTCCAGTTGTGTTTTCCAGTAGTTGTTTTCCAGTTGTGTTTTCCAGTTGTGTTTTCCAGTTGTGTTTTCCAGTTGTGTTTTCCAGTTGTGTTTTCCAGTAGTTGTTTTCCAGTAGTTGTTTTCCAGTTGTGTTTTCCAGTTGTTGTGTTTTCCAGTAGTTGTTTTCCAGTTGTTGTGTTTTCCAGTAGTTGTTTTCCAGTTGTGTTTTCCAGTAGTTGTTTTCCAGTTGTGTTTTCCAGTTGTGTTTTCCAGTTGTGTTTTCCAGTTGTTGTGTTTTCCAGTTGTTGTTTTCCAGTTGTGTTTTCCAGTAGTTGTTTTCCAGTTGTGTTTTCCAGTTGTTGTTTTCCAGTTGTGTTTTCCAGTTGTTGTTTTCCAGTTGTTTTCCAGTTGTGTTTTCCAGTTGTTGTGTTTTCCAGTAGTTGTTTTCCAGTTGTGTTTTCCAGTAGTTGTGTTTTCCAGTAGTTGTTTTCCAGTAGTTGTGTTTTCCAGTTGTGTTTTCCAGTTGTGTTTTCCAGTTGTGTTTTCCAGTAGTTGTGTTTTCCAGTAGTTGTGTTTTCCAGTTGTGTTTTCCAGTAGTTGTGTTTTCCAGTAGTTGTTTTCCAGTTGTGTTTTCCAGTAGTTGTGTTTTCCAGTAGTTGTTGTTTTCATGTTGTTGTGTTCTGACATGGTGGTAGTGCTGTCGGTCATCTCCTTTGGCAGGTTGTATAATAGTTTCATTGATAATCTGTCAGCACTGGCCCTTCGATC
This portion of the Oncorhynchus tshawytscha isolate Ot180627B linkage group LG26, Otsh_v2.0, whole genome shotgun sequence genome encodes:
- the LOC112224881 gene encoding reticulon-4 receptor-like 2, with protein sequence MDPSHWFIFIMYVITFTFKKMTACYDGCSCLTDIKYINCSGGNLTTPLRNVPHNTEYLDLSRNLLTVVQAGSFGTLWSLRVLLLKENNLSHVDDGAFSSLQGLRRLDLSGNHLSALGPGFSLGLESLTELLLDHNHLTVLESGTFHSLDSLQKLDLSSNLISTVKPRALGYLTGLRQLHLEGNHLTSLGSGLFSTLRSLEVLGLRGNLISSTEPGVFAPMSSLTLLDLALNRLSTLGYRTLLSIHTPSLHVLLEGNPWHCDCDLQRVFRKLSSIHRVFLDDYQELRCSQPTELQGRSMGEVDVELCVGETVTVLILTVTVVITVVAAIIMAEKNKKNSVAKNWEESVGLDTYCDNYN